From the genome of Trachemys scripta elegans isolate TJP31775 chromosome 2, CAS_Tse_1.0, whole genome shotgun sequence:
GTTTCTCGGCCATCGTGAACAGAGCTGCACAGCTTCCGCTGCAAACTCTGCTCACGTTtccgccgcaaactctgctctcaacGCTTTTTCCATGTTGTCGGTCCTGGGCTCCCATGGAAGCTACAGAAAGCAACAATTCCCTGCTGTTTCTTGCCCACCATGAACAGAGCCGCAGAGACAATCTGAAGAAAGCGGCGGAAGCTGTCCTGGGCTcccgtggaagctacagaagacaaccatttaccGCCTTTTATCGGCCATCTTGAACCAAACAGCtcatttcgcgccctttttcaAGGATTACCCATGCAGGCGCCATTGCGCcgcaaacatggagcccgctcagatctctgctgcagttttgaccattgtaaatacctcgcacATTATGCAGCAGTATGTTTAGTACCTGCAAAACCCGGCGAGGAAGCGATGACAGTgcgattactatactgatgaggacatggacacagacgttcctagaTGCACGGCATGTGGtgattgggagatcatggtggcactgggtcaggttcatgctgtggaacgctgattttgggcctgggaaacaagcacagactggtgggatcgcatagtgttgcaggtctgggatgattcccagtggctgcaaaactttcgtatgcgtagggccactttcatggaactttgtgacttgctgtcccctgccctgaagtgcaaagacaccaaaatgagagcagctctcaccgttgagaagcgagtggccatagcactgtggaagcttgcaacgcctgacagctactggtcagtcgggaatcagtttggagtgggcaaatctactgtaggggtgctgtgctgcaagtagccaacgcaatcattgaccagctgctatcaagggtagtgactttgggaaatgtgcagacaaCTGTGGATGGCTTCAATGAgctgggcttccctaactgcggcggggcgatagacggaatccCCATCTTGGCCCCGGCACACCGTGgtggccagtacataaaccgcaaggggtacttttccatggtgctgcaagcagtgGTGGATCACAATGGaagtttcaccgacatcaatgtgggatgacCAGGAAAggtgcatcttcaggaacagctgcaggaagggacttacttcccagaccagaaaattactgttggggatgttgaaatgcctatcattatcctcggggacccagcctaccccttaatgccatagctcatgaagccgtacacaggcaccctgtGCAGTAGTaaagagcagttcaactataggttgagcaagtgcagaatggtggtggagtgtgcttttggaggTTTGAAAgggcgctggtgcagtttacggACTCTGTTAGatctcagcgcaaccaatattccaattgtaattgctgcttgttgtgtgctccacaatatctgtgagagtaagggggaaactTTTATGGCGGGAtgagaggttgaggcaactcgcctggctgccaatttcgcacagccagacaacagggcgattagaagagcgcagcagggcgcgctgcacatcagagaagctttgaaagccagtttcatgactggccagggtacggtatgacagttgtgtttgtttctcttgaattTACCTGCCCccatatatatgaaaggaaataaagtcaaaattgtttaaaaactgttctttattatttgttgcaNNNNNNNNNNNNNNNNNNNNNNNNNNNNNNNNNNNNNNNNNNNNNNNNNNNNNNNNNNNNNNNNNNNNNNNNNNNNNNNNNNNNNNNNNNNNNNNNNNNNNNNNNNNNNNNNNNNNNNNNNNNNNNNNNNNNNNNNNNNNNNNNNNNNNNNNNNNNNNNNNNNNNNNNNNNNNNNNNNNNNNNNNNNNNNNNNNNNNNNNNNNNNNNNNNNNNNNNNNNNNNNNNNNNNNNNNNNNNNNNNNNNNNNNNNNNNNNNNNNNNNNNNNNNNNNNNNNNNNNNNNNNNNNNNNNNNNNNNNNNNNNNNNNNNNNNNNNNNNNNNNNNNNNNNNNNNNNNNNNNNNNNNNNNNNNNNNNNNNNNNNNNNNNNNNNNNNNNNNNNNNaaataaagtcaaaattgtttaaaaactgttctttattatttgatgcACAACGCATTGAGAGAAATTAGAAGTAGATTGGGGTTGGgttaggggggtggaggaggagggaagcacaagtccagaaaccaaatcaaaagttcgcatatgccagctttctggtgcttgggcaatcctctggggttgagtgtgtgggtccccgtAGCCTCCCCACTCATGTTCTTGGGCTTCTGGATGAGGAGGCTATAGAACTTGAGGAGGAGGGAGTTtgattatacaggggctgcagcggaagtctgtggtcttgctgcctttcctgcattagatccaccatacagcggagcatgtcagtttgctcccccatgagcttgaccatagcgtcctgcctgctctcatctCATGCTTTATGGGACTccgcaattgtttgcctccatgcattcagctgggccctatcaatgcgggaggactgcatgagctcagcgAACATGGTGTCCCAAGTTcattttttccgccttctaatctggaccagcctctgggacggagtagATAGAGGccgcattgaaacatttgcacctgtgggaggagaaaaagggagggtactattttaaaaaatacattgcagagaacaaagggggcactTTGGTAtgagtaagccatcacacacggctgggcaacagaattcatctTGCAGGCAGCCCCTAGGGGCACAcggggttctgcttcttctacattcttttcaatgctttcaaactgctgggccccctttcccacagcaagcaatgcctggtgggtttgccatataaaaggaggacctgcgggctctctgggatgatcactgcaCACAACaacctcctgctccccctccccccgggcatGGCTCCAATCAGGCTCAGAGCAAGGATGAGCTGAGCCATTTACTTTAAACGCGAACAACCCAGCGCGGCTGGGTTCCCCGCTCCCCACTGCGTGGCTCCaatcaggctctcactcaccagaactaccttctccagggtcatggAACAGGAACCTGCCTTGGGAGTGAACGGAGGCTATTGGATCCAGCATTAAGATTAGTTCCTGGCTAGGGGGGAAAACGGATTCCCCACTTGCCgcctgtgcactgtcctcctcctcctcttcgtcCTCCAATGTCTCTTCCTCCTCGCTCCGTttaactccccccttgcaggtgccCATGGACAGCGGTGGGGTAGTGAGTGCAtcaccccccataattgcatgGAGCTCACGGTAAAAGCGGAacgtatggggctgtgacccagagcgtccgtttgcctccctggctttttggtatgcttgcctgagctccttgatttttgtacgacactgctctgtgtccccggagtagcctctttccgtcatggccctggagactttagcatAGATATTTGCGTTCCTTTTTTTGAAacgtagttctgccataacagactCGTCTCCCCAGCAtgcgatgagatccagtacctcccgttcggaccatgctggagctcgtttgcgaatCCGGGACTGCGTGAtctcctgtgatggtggactgtgctgatggtcacctgtgctgctggtgACTAAacgggaaatgaaattcaaaagtttccggggcttttcctgcccacctggctagtgcattggagcgGAGAGTGttgaccagagcggtcacaagggaGCATCCTGGGagagctcccggaggccaataaacGTTGAATTACGTCCACAATATCTTTAACCCGGGATTGCGATCTCGATTTAAGCGCTActccacttgccgaggtggagtacagaaatccaattaaagagccctttaaatcgaaaaaaACCGTTTGGTCATGTGgacggaatcttttttttttttttttttttttaaaataactcagCTAATTCCGAAATAACAGGCtactgtgtagaccaggcctaagtaagcAGGAGTCGTTTTATGACATCAAGAGCCAAGAAATAAAGAAATTTAATCTACATCATTCATTTGGCATACCAGTATTGCACGTACAGCCACTGTTTGATAATAAAGATCATTGATTTGCCTTGCCATTATACGTAGCAGTGGAAGATAGTTACCAATTAACATTTCGTTATCTTTTACAGTGATATACAAAAGCACAAACACAGTAATGCAGATATCTGTCCCCCTAATGAATGCGAAATGAAGAGCCTGAAAGATGTTATCTATAGTATGAGTGACTCAGGACATTAAGTTTAAGGTATATGCATAATTGTATAGGTCAATGTTTGCACTTACCTCCTTTTGATAGGCTAATCCAGCTTCAAATAACTTAATAAAGAGGTACTGTGTCCATTTATAGTACTCTGGCAAACAAGTGGTTATTTCCTgtaaagagaaggggaaaaaaacattttattatcttCCTGCTACATCATAACTCAAGTGATTTACTTAATAGACCATATGAATAATTGCAACCTGTAGGGAAAATATGTACTGTATtaaattaatttagaaaatgtGCACTATGACTCAAAAGCACACATATGCAAAGTCAGAGAAATCATGGTTTGTGAGTCCTTCAATGCACTCAAACCACAGCTAACCCAGGGAGCTGCAACACAGTTTATACAATGCTGCTATTCCAGCCCATGGGGTGGGATCAGAGGGATCTGGTTGATTTTCCTTGAAGAAGTTGGCAGCAAGAGGgggtaaaccagtttctcaaagacaaaggacaagccaacacctctagccaggtgtcatcaatgTGGATAGCCACAAATTTGCCTCATTCAGGATTAGTGCCTTTGAAACACTGGAAGAAATATGGTttaaaattaacagaaatgttAGGAAAGCACACTGTACTTTTAATATATGTTATACAAACACATACCTTGATACGTGTGCAACTCAGACCTTAATGTTTGTGCTATGAAGCAAGACTAATAGAGCTATAAATCTTTCTCCTGCTGGAATATGGTGTtggaaaataaaagtttaaaatgtaaacttaaaaatatttatgCAAGAACTCTTTAGTCAGTAAAACCAAACGCTTTATAGTGTCCAATATTTTGTAAAACACTAGTTCTAAAAAAACTTCAAAGACAAAAATGTGTTTCAGTAACATGGACTAAAAGCCCAAATTGTTGTTGGAAAAAGATTAAAGTGGGCTGAAGGGCTATATTTTCTAAAGCTGTGCATGCAAATCCCAGTTTTCTGTGCAATGGATTATGGGTGCAGTGGATACAAGCACATTTTCATTGGCATGGCCAGTTTTTCAAGTTTGGACCAAAATGAAAATAGCAAAAGAACTCCGTCAAACTCTGAATCAGGGTCAGAAAAGTGTAACTATATACAAAGGGCACCTTCTTGCACAACAGATCCACTGCCTGGGTGCTTTTAGATTCATGTGTGCTTGCTTAAGGGACACAAATATATTTCTGTCTGTTAGCCTTGCAAAAACAGCACAACAATGGAAgtgtgagctggattctattcagGCTCATTAAGCCAAAAAGAACATATTTTGACTTATCAGATTCCAAGGTTGGCGATTAGAAAAACACTAGCAACTTTTCACTTCTAAACTGAGCAAATGTGATCAAGAAACTCTTAAAAATGTCAACAAGCATGGATCACATAATGCCTTTTTTCTCCCTGTTATAGGTGTTGCATCACGATGTGTGTAACATCACCTGACATTCAAAGGCCTTTGAAATACCTCTGCCTAataatttaattcattttctACAATTTTAACATTACAGTATTGACATGAAGCTAGGAACAATTAATACATTTTGTGCAAATATGTCTCAGCACCAAAAATAAGGCTTTGAAGGCCAAAGAGAAACATTTAATGGTAAGTTTTCAGCAGTGTGTGAAGATTTAACAACACATTAACTCTGTGCTGAAAATAGACCACTTGATGAAAAGCCTGACTTCCCTGTCTCAGACAATTCAGTACACACTTGGTATTATTTGCATATTCAATTAATTTAGCCTGGTTCTCCACTCTGTGATGCCAgttttatactggcatagctccagtgaAGCGAATGTAGTTATGTCTGTGTAAATACCAGTGAAGTAAGAGAATGGAGAATCAGTCCCAatggaccttttttttttttgtacatcagGATAGGGTAGTAGCGTCACACCCATAAACCAACTGAAACAAGCTATCAAAAAAGGTCAAGCTAAAAGTAATAAAATGGACAGAGGCTCATCTCTGATCCTGATGGGCAGGTTATCATTTGAAACTATAGGCGATGACATTCTCAATTTAAAATGGTATAGTTAGCATACTTAGAACTACACAATACAAACTCAACTGGTGCAAACAGAATCTCATTTGTACTCTCTCCTGTAGGTGGTGACCTGACTTGCCATTCACGAGGAGATGAAGGAGAATACATCACTGAAAATGATGTGCTCTCGAATcaccaaacagcaaagagatcaGTCAAACCCATAATTTATTTAACATTATAACCATGAAGGACTGAAGTTACATGTCACGTATAAAAAAGGTAGCACAACAACATCATTACAGAGTCAAGCATTAAGAGAATTTCTAAAAAATGAACAAGGTTTGAGATCAGCAAGAATTTGTGTCACTGCAGATGATGACAAGCCAAGAACCACCCCCAAAGACTATGTGCAAATATGATCCTTCTGCCTTTAGTTTAGCATATTAAGacttatagaaaaaaataaaattatcataTTTCCCAGTTATAAAACTCTAAAATTATCTTTGGAAATATCTCTGTTAGcttgttaacatttttaattaaagacagATGTGTATTAAAGGTTTTATCTGTGCTGCCTCAAATGATCCCAACACAGATTTGAAAGTCTTCAGCTGTTCTGATACAAAAAGCCAGAAAAGCTTTCATAAAATGAGTCTGCAAAACTACAAGACAGGATTCTTCCTGCAATATATCAAATTTAGCTCCTTTGCTTGTGAGTCCTCCAGCATATAGTACATACATACAATCACttgtttttttttggagggggggggggggagagggcaaaaaaaaattccataacACAAAGCAGTTCAGGTGAATGTGTTTTGACCGATTTACTAGCATTTTTGCTTCTGAGATAGAATACATGTTAAAAAACACCACCATATTTACAAcaatgaaatattattttcttttgccTACTGCATGTGTTCCTCAGTGTCTGTGACAGATTTAGAGACAAATAGCCACCAGGTTGTTTGATGAGTTTTTTGAGGGGAGAGATCCCCCCTCTTCTTACTGCCTCGCTCTCAGTTTTCCATTCCTCCTTTTGTCCACTGGTTAGTCACAAATATATCTGTTACTTTCACCAAAAAGTATCTTTATCATTGTTGTTTATAGTTAATGTTACTGTACTATCTCAGGGATGACACTCAAAGCTACAAACATACCACTGTTAAGACTGCTGGACATGGAAAGGAAAAATGTATTCTTATCCAGGAATTTCCTTTCTTAGGCCCTTCATGCCCAGTACCTTCTCCCACCCAGCGAGAATTATGCTGGAGGAGATATTACAATCAGTTAATTGGCACATCTTACCACTATTGTCTGAAGTTCAGTTAAAGGTTCTGTTGCAAACAAATTCTcaatttaaatgaataaacagCATTGCTAATTTAAAGTTGAGTGGGGTGCAGCTTTGGAAGCTATTGACTCTGGTTAGGGTTTCCAAGAGGAgacttagggtttgtctatacaggaataaaagacccgtggcatcgcacagctggcccaggtcagcctACTCAGTCTGGCAGAGCtcaaaattgctgtgtagacatttgaacttgagctggagcccaagctctgggatcctaCGAGGGACCCTGAAGCCCTAAcatttacacagcaatttttatccCCACAGGCTTAGCCAGTTGATCTAAGCCTGCCAGGGGTCTTTTATcttggtgtagacatacccttaaagtccCGCCCAGGTCAAAATTCTGGCCTGCTTCCAGGTATTGCGGGAAGAAGAGGAAATCCACATTTAAGGTTGCTGTATATGCAAGGATCTAAAGAATTCTGATGCAAGATTCAGTTCATAAGTAAAGGACGAACTGATTTTCAAGTGCCTTGTTTTATAATGTAATCATCTGTTATTTTAAAGTCTGCTATACACATACTATTTTCTATTACTGAACCATGAACTTAAccagtttgcattttaaaaaaaaaaaaaagagagaacactTTTGAAGTTTACCTTTAAGCTATTTCCATgggtattattttttaatatcagCAATATACggagcctgagagagagagaactgttcCTGCTGTGAGCCCAGCTAGGTTTTGTGAATAATACATAACTCAACTAGAGTGAACCCATTTCTTAATTTATTAGTAATCACTCTTTTCTAGCACATCCAAATATCAAGACAGTTGCACTACACTTGCACTTCCTCTTATTacggggaaacaaacaaacaaaaaaaatctggatgcatttctccaaaacatttaaaaaaacaaacaaacagtttttaataCATTACCTGTCATTACATTTGAGCATCATATGGCTTTTCTGACACCCAAGTAGAAACCAGATTGCTGGAAGTAAAATAATTTCTTGGTTTTCACAGATCTTTAGAGATGGACCAAACTACATTTCCTACCTAGCAGTTAAATATTTGTTACTGAAGGACTTGCAACCTACTTTTTCATGTGTAGTTTACATCATATGCAAAGTTCATGAAGAATGCAACTCTCTGAGCTATTTTACTCTCATACTAAAAGCTGCGGAATGTCAATTTTCCTTTTCTATTCAACCATATCTGGTATGATTGTTATTAAACCAACATTTCTACAGCAGCATTTCATCCACTTTCCAAAATGATTTACAACCTcataaaattatatttacattACAAACCCAATAGCTGTAGGTAGCCCAGTTTGAGTaataaaggccagatcctcagctgaaatCAAAGGAATTGTGCTGACTTAGCTGAAGATGTGACTCTAAATCTTTAACATGGATATAAGGACACAAGTAATGATCATGATGGAGAAGAAAATTAGTAAGTACTGCATATACTGTTAAACTCTTCAATGTTCTTCAGGCAGTAAACAAGAGGTCATTTTAAAATGACCAAAACTACAGAAAAATATCAAAGAATTACTGTCCTTTAAAAATTACTATGAGGAaaggattattatttttacatgaaAATTATATGAAAATTCAGCATGAACAGACTGAAATAGTTCTCAAATAAGTTTGTGTGGAGACTGTACTCTAGGATAAAGAGAGTTACAATTCGATAATTTGTCTAGTTGTTAATTGTTGGATTGATGAGAATGTGCATTTATTCTGATGGAACCCAAGATGGAAAGAGAGGGAATTATGTCAAAGTCTGTATCTTTTGTTGTTGGTGATGTGTTTCTCTGTGAAAATTTTATTGACTAGTTcttaaaaagtaaattaaaaaaaagccagtTTATACAGTGGCAGGAAGTTGTCTATACAGTGGGAGGTAGTTGTCTAGTATAATGGTATTTTGGAAGAATCCTATTGCCAGGAATCCCCAAAATCTAGTTACCATGACAACAGGTAAAGCATGACTACAATGCTTTTGACTCTTTAAATCTCTTTAAAGTCTCTTAGAGAGTGTTTTTCAAACATGCAGCTTTTGAACACTTGGTACTCTGACAGATTGAGAAATGTAATGCTCTGCATAGGTTTTCAGGGTATTCTCTCTCATCattgcccagctttgaaggcagtgcccttaccagcagcagggcagaagtaaccCCCCCTCAAGACAGTCTCCCCCCGCAACAGGCTTGAGATCCTCCCACCCTGACCACCTTTTGGATTGGgactagggtgagcagatgtccaattttatagggacagtcacgatatttggggctttgtcttatataggtgcctattaccccccacccccgtcctgatttttcacccttgctgtctcgTCACCCTAGTTGGGACCCACATGGTTACAACatcgtgaaatttcagatgtaaacatctgaaaataatgaaattgactaattttaaGAACccctggccatgaaattgaccaaaatttcCTCAATTTGGTAGGTCCCTACCTATGACAATGCAACTAACAACTATTGTTTCATATCCATTAACTTCATTAGAGCAACGTTGAATGAAGAACACAGGATCACCAGACTTATTATGAAAAGGATATTTTGTATTCTAAAAATGCATTTTAGGCACTCTAGATCTAAAATTCTAATATCCAAATATCTTCTAAAATTTTGAGCTTTAAAGTACCATCAACTTTATATAATGACCTATAGTTCCAAAATGTCTAGTGATTTTGCGTGCCCTGCTTGCAACATCTTAaaggagcttgattttcagagggcaggtgctcaacatctctgaaaatcagggctctaagtgtctcaaattggacacctaATAATTGAGGCATTTAAAAATCACttgaaacttttgaaaaatgtagaccATTACTAGTATTTCACTAATTCCATTAAttactttgtttaaaatacaggTAATATACTAAGAGATCTGAGTTATTGGCTCTCTGAAATAATGTTGCTAAATTTTGATAATGTTATAATGCTTGCGATGAcatccttctgtatcctatctgTGCAATTTTGTTGACTACAACATGCAAACCAAAACATTAAAAGGTATCTTTCAGGTTGTGACAGAAACTAATAAAAACAAGGATACAAGAGCCTGACCTCAGGCAGCTAGTCACAATAGGAAATCTCCTTATCTACTTCATAGCTGAGTTCAGTAATAAAACCACATCTGGGTTCCACTAGCCTTGGACAGGAGTTTGCAGCAAAGCCAAAGATAATTTTATATTTAGTCAGCTTCTTAAGCACAGCCGTGCATATTAAGtattaaaattccatttttattaaCTTCTTTTTTACCATGCTCTTCTAGTGTGTATTATGTGTCATGCTCTATTGAAATTAAGTAGGTACATATTTAAGCAAAATCAATACATTTCTACTAAAAAATGAAAACTCCTGTTTTGTCAAAGAACCATGGGTAGCTTGATCAAGCCATGATAAAGACTCTTTCCCCATCATTTTCAGGAGATGAGTCTCTGGCAATGTCAGCTGATTTTTCCATTAAATAAGTATGTATCTTCATTTCTAAGCAGCTGCTCAGGCCATTAACATCCTagttaaatatttgaaaaggaCCAGCCATCTGAAATTaagtaaaacaaaatactgaactcACCAGCTTGCTTTCTTCTATGTAACAACTTCTCCCTGAATTTCAATTAACTCTTTTTAGCCTGTTTCAGAAAATGTTCCATAAAAAACAATAAACTAAAATGTCCCTAAAACATTGTAAATCACCCCATCAATGCAAGGGTTAAAATAGACTCTATGCAAGTGTCACAGACCCTGCCACAAATATTTAGAGACTTCAGAAGCATCAGCAATTAACAAGGGGGCATATATTTAAATAAGCTATCCTAGGAAGGTGAGGGCAAAGCTCACAAATTGGCCAAACAGGAAAATTCGGTGGGACTCACTTTACTCAGTCTGACAACCCTATCTCACAACAGCTATACACCCTTCCCATTTCAGTTTCCAACATCCCAGAAATAGCCAGTTTTATCTATTAGCCAATGTCTTAAAAGTTATGTAAAAGATCATCTACTATTTAGAACGTTCTTAGCTCTCCTGAAAGACTATCTGCAATAGTATACTTAACTCTTTAGGATACACTACATTAGGCACACAAAGGTTTAATGATTTGAAAAGTTTCCTCATTACATGTACAGAAAATCTCTCTCGGACATGAAAAAGCTTACAAATGCATGGAAACCTTTAGATGTGAACCATGTGT
Proteins encoded in this window:
- the LOC117872484 gene encoding zinc finger and SCAN domain-containing protein 29-like, whose product is MAELRFKKRNANIYAKVSRAMTERGYSGDTEQCRTKIKELRQAYQKAREANGRSGSQPHTFRFYRELHAIMGGDALTTPPLSMGTCKGGVKRSEEEETLEDEEEEEDSAQAASGESVFPPSQELILMLDPIASVHSQGRFLFHDPGEGSSGANVSMRPLSTPSQRLVQIRRRKK